The Arvicanthis niloticus isolate mArvNil1 chromosome 19, mArvNil1.pat.X, whole genome shotgun sequence sequence CCTCTACTGCTGCAGCCAAGTTGACCTTTGGTGTCCTCAGATACTACTCTGATCTCTCTGAAATCACAAAGGAATGTGAATGGGCAACCAAAGAAGAGTAACCCTGGGATGATGATGAGGATTTTGGGAGATTCTCATTATGTCCTACCTGAATTTGGGAGAAATCAAATGATCAGgaaaaaacaaattgaaagatgCAGGTGATCTTGATTTTCCTCTATGATAAGAACATGTCAGAAGTACATTCATCAAATCAGAGCTTCAACACATCTTTGTATAAACATGATAGAGAAGGTCAAGGTCAAGCTGAGCAACCTGGGAAACTGCATTAACTAATGACAAATACGGAAAAGCTAAGTCCTAAAACTCTGAGTGAAGACCTGTGAGCATAACCTGTGTTGCAATGTAAGATAGGGAGAGAGATCGAAGCATCATTGCCACTCTGCCAAGAAGAGTAAGACTGAAAAACGTTGAACAATCTGGTTAATCACAGATTCTCAAGCAAAGCATGACATTGCTTGTAGTCAAAGTGGCATGTGTTAATAAATGCCAGTGCagagaattcagaaaaaaaaaaaccaagcattaATCATCACTTAATgagaacaagagaaaaataatacaagaTAGTAGTGTGTCAATGCCATACTCATTGCAAAACTAACAAGCTTCTCTCAGAAGCTTCTATGGTGACAtcacaatgtacacacacacacacacacacacacacacacacacacacatacacaaagaaacaacaacaaatacccaaagcaaaacaaaaacaacaacaagaaaatctTCAGTAAAGGTCCTGAGATGCCCCTTCATATTGCAGAAAGGACACTGGTGGAAAGAATGCACTTTCCTATgtcttctttaaaacaaaaataactcagAATTACAAATTTCTTAGTGGAGTCAAACAATAATGAAAAACTATGAAAGTATTCTGCTGACCATGTCTAACGATCCAAAATGCtataatatttcattaattaaaattagtgttattttttttttaaaaaaaaatctaggcttGGATGTAGGAAAAGGAGAGGAGTTACTTGATTTACACGTTTAAGATTAATACAAATTTtagttacatatttaaaattcataGTCATGGAAGAGACAATTCAATGAAGATAAAACACAAAGGTGGCTTGTAACAAACATCATTGCAACAACTATATGTTCAAGAGTAAATAAAATCAAAGGAGTAGACATAAAAGTTTATGTTGACCAGTGTCTTCAATGTATAATCTAAAATTATAAATTctgtagaaaatattttgaagacaGTATTTCTTGTCTTTATCAATAGATTTTAGGTGTAATATTTCGAAGCACAGTTTCTTCATAAATTGAATTTTGGGAAATACTTTATACTTACAGCTTCAAGAATTGCCCTCTTATTAATGGCACACTGCAAAGTGTTCAGCATTgagaatatatatctatatattcaatatataaatatatatatcaatatataaatatataaatattatatatatattcaatatataaatatatattgtatatgtatatatatatatatatatatatacaaaaacaaaaatagaatcaGGTAGATTGTGTttttacacaaatatatacatacacatatattcaaaaataaagatgctatgaatTTGATAGTAGGGGAAAGGGAGGGTAGATTTATTAGGctgtaaaatggaaagaaaaagaatattgtAATTCCAtgacaataaaaacatttttcttttaaaatatattatttaatttttttgagattataatttcacCATCTCTCTTCTTCTAGCCTGTATGTATTCCTCCTTAATTATCCCTCAAGTTAATAgcttttattttgattaatttttaattaatttagtatGAATTATTATAATGTCTCTTTATTAAACACTGATTCTTTTCTTATATAATATAATCGGAATACAGTTACCCCTTCTATTCCTATCACTTTCTCCCAACCCTCTCTTTCATCTGGAtaatctcctttcttgtctctCATTAGAACAAAACAGGCATCtcatagaaaacaacaaaatgtaagaaaataagacataagaaaatacaaacaactaCATAACAAAGTTGGACAAGGaaagccaacaaacaaataaaagagcaTTAAGAGatggcacaagaatcagagacccactcatttatAGATTCAGATGTCCCCTAACACTAAACTGAAGCTAACTTATACATTGAGGACCCTGTTTGGACCCTGAGATTGCTGCTTTAGTTCACAGGAGCTCATCTCAACTGTTTCAGAGGGTCTGTTCTCCTGGTGctctcctttccctctgtctcctgaacattttctgccttctcctccttggGGATTTTGAGCTCTGAGTAGAATGATTTCATAGGCACCTCATTTAGAGCTGTAGTATAATAGCCtccattttaattacacacacacacacacacacacacacacacacacacacgtgtgcacacaaacacacatacttgtATATATTTCTACACACATAAGTACAAACTGCTCAGTctgtaaaataaatgttatttgtatatatgtattcatagcTCATCATTTGACACTGGAtcaccaattggtgtgctctttcaAGGGTAAGAGGAATTCTGCTTTCATTGTTCCTTCATTTTGTTTAGGTTTCAGGCTCTACAGGCTAAGTCTCACGCAGATTGATATATCTGTTATTGTTATCATAGCGAGAATTTCGGGGTATATCTTCTGAAGTTAGTAGAAAACTCAATCTTACAGCAAACTCTCTCACTCTATCTTTAGggaagaaattttgttttgtagatgtatccactcGAACTGGAATCCACAACTCTCGATTTTTCATGATACTAGCTTTCTGCAATGCTCTTAACCTGTTTCAAAGAGTAGTTTCCTTAATAAAGAGTGACTACACTTATATGCAAAAAAATTTTACTATGTAGTTGGATCAATCTTGGTTTAGAAAACTAGTGGTTATAGGTCCTTCTTCAAGAttcatggattttctttttttttaaaggctaagtAGTTAACTTTTCAGTATCTGACATGATTTCTCTcttgcttagattttttttaaaacaatgatgattgtgatgatgatgatggcaatCCCTCCTAAAACTCTAAATTCATGTTGTAAGATGttctattacatttttaaaatgtaatcctATGAATCACAAATGTGAGAATTTCTATAAGAAGTAAACAGCATTATGACAAAGAAggctacataaaataaaacaagcagtCCAGTAAAGAAATCATTAATCctgataataaaatattttgaaggaCACATCACTTCTGGGTGCTTGGTAATCTCTGTGTGCTATGTCTTTGAAGTTTGATTAGACATTAATCAGGAATAGAGGAGTTAATTATGAATATTCAGCCAGATGGAAGGTTGAGTCATATGTTCCTGTATGACACCCATGCACTCAAAACACAATGCCTTTAGAGAATGGACTCTAATTCTCTTATgtaaagacaaaaggaaagaagtAACTTTGAGTACAGTTATTCTTGCTTGCATTCTAGACAGTATTATTAAAGCATAAATGTGAGCGTGAAATAAGTGGTTGAGAAAAGTCATGTAACTACAGttaagttataaaatagcaaaacaaacacatgaagtacaatattgaaataaatattaaattggaaaaaaatgacATATGCTTTTTCTTAGCTGATAGTGCTCTTCCAAACATAGTGAACATTCCTAAGACCTGCTGGACATTCTGCAAGAAATGTGGGAAGCACCAACCCCACAAGGTGACACAGTACAAGAAGGGCAAGGATTCATTGTATTCCCAGGGAAAGCACCACTATGACAGGAAACAGAGTATCTATGCTGGGCAGACTAAGCCTATTTTCTGCAAAAAGGCTAAAACTACAAAGAAGATTGTCCTGAGACTGGAGTGCACTAGGTCTAATTGCAGATCTAAGAGGATGCTGGCTATTAAGAGATGTAAGCATTTTGAACCAGGAGGcaacaagaagagaaagggccAAGTGATCCAGTTCTAAGTTGACATTGTTATAAAGACAATAGAATCTTCACCtttcaaaaatacaaatatattttgatttgtcaaatgataaaaatatgtaACTCCTCTAATggtaatatatacaaatatgtaatattttcagAGTAATAAGAAATTCTCTGTTGAGCTCTGAGCTTCCTGGTCTATTACAGTttcaggctcatgtgtttgaaaatttctggttattataaatatgaatgaACATTAAAGGAAAATGGTTTCATATATTCTACTTGTCACAGACTTACAGATTTCAGAGGAGGGCATGAGACATGATAGGCCAATTAAAATGAGTTTATTTATTCATGCTAATGAGTTTATCTTTGTCTTGGTTGTTTCTGAAGCATAATGTTATACAGTCTTACTAACTAAGCAAACTATTGGCAGGAAATTTGTTTTGGTTTCACAAAACACCAAAATGATTGGTATAGGCTAGGAAAATAGAATATTTGGTTGTTAGCATAATTggctagatttattttattttactgaatcATTCTCATATAGCAAAGGCTAAAGTTTATTCATTATGTAGTCAAGAATGACTTTATCATTGTATTCCTGTGGTTTCatctcccaagagctgagattacaaaACCTCATCAAACCTGGTAGAAAATgggtttctaaaataaaaatgatcatgtcagagaaatacaaaaataatggTACTATTATGCTGTGGCAAAATATTCAGaggatttcttttaaagaacTATATTCTAGGTTGAAAGATAAGCAGATTTCTGAATATTTGAATCATTATAAAGATTGTTCAAGGTAATATCTGGTAACTGTGAGAAATGtcgaaaaaaaaaatatctggaaaTCCATGCTGATGAAATTTGAATGAACCAAAAACtactttgcttctttttgttatgtGTACCAAATTTTTCTTAGTAGCTCTTCTTTTGTAAGATATCATTAAATAATTTTGACCAATATGATAATATTTTCCAGGAACTTATGCCCATCAGTTGTCATATGAACAGAGAAATCAGTCATCTCTGAAAAAAATTAGTACAATCTATTGACAGAATAAAATTGTATTGGCTAAAATGCCAAATCAAATAGTAGGGGAAATATTTGGAAAATGGTACGTGGTCCTTCTTCTTCCCAGGCACCCACCATGTTTccactgctcctcagctctgacaggCTCCAGCTAAAGGCAGaagccctggcacccatgagatgccagtgtgggggatggctctgccaatccaccatgttggatccacaaagctcggctggaCCCCAGACAGTATCTACCATCCTttcagtacctggtagaaatgagactcttaaagcttaataattatcaaaaggatttatatatttagaaatgcccAATCAGCAAGATGCCCACTCAATTAGAGAGTTGTTACACAATATCTAAcattttgatagaagttgctacccagggcAGCTTTCGAgccatccatggttctccatggctgatagcatccttcttctcctccccttcctcttattcaccccttcccttcttctctttctctcccagcaacATTTTCTCTTCTACTGCTTAATCAGCGAGCTCCAATGCAAACACAATGTAGCAGAACAAGTATCCTGCTACAAAATATGGTGTGTATAAACAAGcatatgatagaagaaaaaaaatacattctaaaaagTGCACCATCCTTATTATGTTGTTTCAGATAATTCAACATTcccattttagtttttttgttctttcctatACTGTGACAACATTGTATACAAAACTAATGCTCAGTCTTTCATATTACATCCCATCTAACCTGCTGAGCCCCATaggtttacttttttattgtgtttggtttgttttgtttttattctttcccaTGACTAATAGAGAGTACCTTTAAGATACCTTAAGATTCGTGTCACCACAGTTTCTTGGGAACAAACTTAATACTATGTTTTATCTTCACTTTTAATATTGTTAGTATATTTAATATAACTTTTCAGTATAAAACTTGCAGTCTTTTGAAGCTCAGTTCTTTGTCTGACATATTGTCTTACATATAGTCCTAAGCTTTCGGCAGATGCTATGTCAGTACCTGCCAAATGGCTcagtaaaaataagcaaaacagcTACATTACTCACACTGATCCTTGGaaagtttaattttaataaagtgtCATACTAACATGAGAAGTTAAGTGTCATATTTTAATCAAtggtacatttaaaatgttttatatcctTGGGGTATTTTCTATCTAcctataggtttttttttattgaaattaattAGTGGGAGGATTGATTTTTCTCTACTGAATTGAAATCTCTCAGACATTCACACCAATTTAAATATTCAGCCCTAatagaattttattatattttatactcaTGATAGAGTTCAATTAATCTTACCATCTGGTTCTTTAGACAGGTACCTCTATAAAATCTAGTTAGTCATTCGTGCTATGTTTTTAGTTCTGTGAATCATACATGAGAACAGGGTACTAATCAACAATTTTCCAGAGAAATGGATGAATTCCACTGATGATacaaaaaagatggggaagacATTTGCAAATTTTTATGGAGAACTCCTATACACAAATGTATTGGCAAAGGGATAAGAGTACAACAAGAGAAAGATTCAGCATAAGAACATGTTTTACATAGGCACAGGCTTGAAAATAGTAAGTTCAGCACAATCTTTGTGTCTGTGTAGTGAAGTTCAAATCACTATATCCtaagccctgtctcagaaaaaaaaaaaaaaaaaaaagaagtagaaaagaaagaagagaaaacaaaaacaggaaaatcaAGAAATTGGTTTTTAATGGTATGGAAAATGTAATCTGAAAGAGGGTAACTCTCTGTGAGGTGTGTCAGCAGGCTGAAGATTCAGAATACCAAGGAGATTTATTTTGAtatgggttagggttagggttaaggttagggttagggttagggttagggttagggttagggttagggttagggttagggttagggaagAATTAGGGTTATATATGATTTGGATTTGGAGGCAATGGAAGAAATGAGTTCCAATTCCAAAGATTTCCATCACCATAATTTTTCTCAGAAGATAGGTTTATTTTCTATTCAGAGACTCTTATTCTAGAAACGGGATAAGAGAATTctaaacaaaattggaaacttGTGGGTCCATAATTTTGCCTTCTAAAAACAATCATTGTCTGTGGAGTTTACTTTATAATTGATTAATGGAAGCTAATACCTTggtaaaattgttttaaaatcactAGTAAGAAAAGAATAGTTATTTTCTATTGacaaagagaaagtaagaaaccatatatatatatatatatatatatatatatatatatatatatatggttaataaatgaataaatgaagcaGGTTAAAGAATCCATATCTAAATTGTAAACGTCATCTTTTTAGATTTTCATAAAGAAGTTTTATTTCAAATagtatgtttctattttatttcagatCTGTTTCATATTTATCTGATATACTTCTTATTGGTTTGTGTAAAATGGATTAGATTATTTGAACTTTTTAACTTCTGAGCTCTCAGtaaagtttaaaaacatatttaattttttgataatGGAAGTATTAGAGAAGTATAATATTcacttcttcttctgttttatcAAAATCCACTGATGACAACAACTTAATGAGAATGTTTTATTATAGACCACATGTTTGGGGTATAGACCAACATAATTGAAAATCATAGGAGCAGGAACCAAGATAATCTGCCGTAGGCATGTTTAGTGTCACAGTTCCCAAGAAATGAATTATGTCTTTGTGCTGACAATTGAGATTTATTATTACAAGTGACTAGTGCAAATAGtcatattaaatataatactttaatttatttaagCCACATCTTAAGTGCAAATTCTTTATTTTGTGATGTTGAAAAGGTTATTCCTAGAGAATAAGATTCCTTGCATCTGACCCTCATGTAACGTTGGTTCATAATTCAAATTGTTGTTTCATGTTTTATAATTCTGAATCCTCTGACTTTGAACAAGAAGGTTGCATGAAGTACATAGCCAGGAAATATTTGCAATGATATTCAGAAATAACTTTTGTACATTTATATTACATCATTTCTATATATCtactatataaaaaaattagGAACAGTGTTCAAATTAAACATATGtacagaaaattaaattaaatgatggAAGTTATCTGTTTCACTGTAATAAACgtttttatatgtatttcttcAAAACTATGTCAAAAGTGTTTgaactacataaaaataaacaagtgatCTActgcacaaaaacaaagaatatatgtAAATAGATGTAAATAATTcttactattttgtttttaattaaattaaagtttattgttttaaattctgtattctgatgtatttgtgtgtgaatatgtgttgCTCAAAAAGACCAGAGGTGTTGTGTTCCCCTGTAGTAAGTTGTGATTGTGAACCCCCTGGtatgggtgctaagaatcaagCTCTATGACTCTGAAAGGGGAGTATATGCTCTAAAGTACTAAACTGTCTCCTCATCCTGAATCCTTTTGACAAtattatatgtttacattttgtAGTAATAATGTAGCCCTACAGGAGGGCTAGGAAAACCACAGATTACAATTAAAGGGAAAAGTTGATCAAATTCAGTGGGAAAtgtataatttttactttaaaaataatttaaaaatacataaagccTTGCCTCCTTTTCATGTGAAATGGAATTAGCATAAAATGTTAATTACATCACtcaaaatatttgattttattattagaaTTTGGAATGACTATTATGAAAAATACACATTGGACCACCAGTCTAATTTCAAGAGGTAAATattatttctgaaaattaaagaagaaaaatatggaaataacTGCAATTGGAGAATTGGTTGCTTTAATAAGATTATTATAAAATTGAGTttagcatatatgtgtatgtgagaattTTTCATAAGATATGTAAGTGTGCATTATACATTTCCTATGAAACAATAGAAATACATCACTTGAAACTTAATAACTGATGCTGATGTCACCTGTAGTATGGATTACAACTGTGGGAAAAATCTTCACTGGCTCAATAAACAAATGCAACCTGCATACTATATCttgtataaaatattatactTTAAAATCATAATTATTAGAAAGAATTGTATGATTTGTTGAAAATATAATGCacaagtgaattttaaaagtcaCTTCTATTCACCTGTTATAATTGTCATTTCATAGgattactgctgaataagcttatcctttctagttctttctgaaatcTGTCTGCTTGGTGCAACTCAtctgttctggttcaaactcctccTGATGCTGAcggattcaatctggcttctctaagtttcttactgaattgctcttCTTAGCCTCAAACTAATTCTGTCAATTCATTCAAATCTTGTGGCTCCTCCTTATTATGTGGCTTCAATTGCCTATGCTGAACCAAAATGGCATTTCAAAGCACAACTGCTCAATTAAACACAGTCCAGATACACGGAGATTGAAAGAACCCAAGTCAAGACCAACATTTCAAAATATGACCACAAGTGGCCTGTATCTTCTAGTGAGATCTTATTTCCTAAAAATACTGCCAACGTTAAGCTAAAGAGTAAATTTTTCCCATGATCCTCTGGGCACATTGTATATGGAAACCAGAGTAAATGGGATTAGGGTTCTTACAAAAGCCTTGTGGCTGCTGATGCTTGTAATTAACTTTTAAAGTACACtggcacagaaagaaagaaacaaaaatacatcCACACATATATGCTCAATTAATCTTCagtagagagaggcagaaaggcaaaTCTCAGAATGTACAGTTCTATCAACCTTGGAAAACCTGGATTTTCAcatcaagaaaatgaaagtgaaatgTTATTTTACAGTGTACACAAAGATTCATTCTAAATAGGTCAAAGGCTTAAATGTGGGATTTGAAATGGAAACCCCTGGAAGAAAACAGAGCCCAAAGCTTTTGCTGCAGGTCTTGAGAGTGCTTCAATTGGACATGACAGCTGAATCAACATTGAATCAACATCAACCCACAAGTGTACTGAAGTTCCTACCTAGTCGcctttcattaaaatattcatcATCTATAGCAAtaagaatacaaatcaaaacaactttgagagtTCATCTTTCCTTAGTCAAAATAGCAAAGATTAATAAAGCATCTAACACAAAATGCTGAAGAGTATGTGGGGGGAAGGAAACCATCACTCACtgtggtgggattgcaaacttgccCAACCACTCTGGTAATCAATGCAAGAATATTCGAGAGGAAAACATGTTTATTGTGTGGCCCAGCTATATATCTCCTTGGC is a genomic window containing:
- the LOC117723726 gene encoding large ribosomal subunit protein eL42-like, with amino-acid sequence METDSALPNIVNIPKTCWTFCKKCGKHQPHKVTQYKKGKDSLYSQGKHHYDRKQSIYAGQTKPIFCKKAKTTKKIVLRLECTRSNCRSKRMLAIKRCKHFEPGGNKKRKGQVIQF